The following are encoded together in the Verrucomicrobiota bacterium genome:
- the gmk gene encoding guanylate kinase, whose amino-acid sequence MESRNGILFVVSAPSGAGKSTLCYNLRHTPEFVFSVSCTTRESRPGEVDGEDYFFISRKEFQRRIEEGKFLEYAKVHGNYYGTLRSEVVQHLKVGHDVMLDVDVVGARTLRGLEDPFIQQALIDVFILPPSLEVLEKRLRKRGTESDEQIQTRLENAAKEMPFWHGYRYTIVSGSVEEDLQKFRAIMRAERCASHRLLSREDGYPQFQ is encoded by the coding sequence ATGGAGAGTCGTAACGGAATTCTATTTGTTGTTTCTGCCCCCTCGGGGGCGGGTAAGTCTACGCTTTGTTATAACCTAAGGCATACACCCGAGTTTGTTTTCTCAGTTTCCTGCACCACAAGAGAATCACGTCCAGGAGAGGTTGATGGTGAGGATTACTTCTTTATTAGCCGTAAGGAGTTTCAAAGGCGTATTGAAGAAGGTAAGTTTTTAGAATATGCCAAGGTTCATGGCAATTATTATGGGACTTTGAGATCTGAGGTGGTGCAACACCTCAAAGTCGGCCATGATGTAATGTTGGATGTAGATGTGGTGGGTGCTCGGACATTAAGGGGTTTAGAAGACCCATTCATCCAGCAAGCGCTCATAGATGTTTTTATATTACCTCCTAGTTTGGAAGTATTGGAAAAGCGTTTGAGGAAACGAGGAACAGAGTCAGATGAGCAAATTCAAACCAGGCTAGAAAATGCGGCTAAAGAGATGCCTTTTTGGCATGGTTACCGATACACTATAGTGAGCGGTTCGGTTGAAGAAGATCTACAGAAGTTCCGTGCTATCATGAGGGCTGAGCGCTGTGCAAGTCATCGTCTACTAAGCCGAGAAGATGGATATCCACAATTTCAATAG
- a CDS encoding flavoprotein, which yields MENTRILLGVTGSIASFKAVELASQLTQQGFEIDVIMTEGALNFVRPLSFGAITKRPVYTNLWDEDPGAGTTHIELADQADLVLLAPVTAHLLAQMAQGLAPDLLTSILLAAKSKVIACPAMNGKMWEHPATVANVEILKSRGVIIFEPEAGMLACGYEGSGRLPSVDDIVSLVKKELAGS from the coding sequence ATGGAGAATACACGTATTTTATTGGGAGTTACCGGGTCTATTGCATCTTTTAAAGCAGTAGAATTAGCGAGCCAATTGACTCAGCAAGGTTTTGAGATAGATGTCATTATGACTGAGGGTGCCTTGAATTTTGTCAGGCCTTTGAGTTTTGGTGCGATTACAAAGCGGCCCGTTTATACAAACTTATGGGATGAAGATCCCGGTGCGGGAACCACCCATATTGAGTTAGCGGATCAGGCTGATCTCGTTTTATTGGCTCCTGTCACAGCACACTTATTAGCGCAAATGGCTCAAGGCCTAGCGCCTGATCTTTTGACCTCTATCTTATTAGCTGCAAAGTCTAAAGTCATCGCTTGCCCTGCCATGAACGGTAAGATGTGGGAACACCCTGCTACAGTAGCCAATGTTGAGATTCTCAAGTCTAGAGGCGTTATAATTTTTGAACCTGAGGCTGGCATGCTAGCTTGCGGATATGAAGGCAGCGGGCGGCTACCTTCTGTAGATGATATCGTAAGCTTGGTGAAAAAGGAATTGGCTGGGTCATAA
- a CDS encoding isochorismatase family protein gives MDWRMKQDDVAVLIIDMQEKLMPSIYEFELLEKKGVQLVSCAGKLNLPVCFTEQYPKGLGKTLPNIIQLAPEAPVLEKTRFSADCSLDVVSARHIVLAGVEAHICVRQTVYDLKRSGRVVHVLADAVGSREPLAKEVAMREMQADGVLFTTLEGFLFELLQDSQHPKFKNISKILK, from the coding sequence ATGGATTGGCGTATGAAGCAGGACGATGTTGCAGTTCTTATAATAGATATGCAGGAAAAACTGATGCCTTCAATCTATGAATTTGAGCTGTTAGAGAAGAAAGGGGTTCAGCTTGTATCATGTGCTGGTAAATTGAATCTGCCTGTATGCTTTACCGAGCAATATCCCAAAGGTCTCGGAAAAACCTTGCCCAACATCATTCAACTTGCTCCTGAAGCACCCGTATTAGAAAAAACACGTTTCTCGGCAGACTGTTCCTTAGATGTTGTATCAGCCAGACATATAGTTCTTGCCGGCGTAGAAGCTCATATTTGTGTGCGTCAGACGGTTTATGACCTCAAGCGTAGCGGAAGAGTCGTGCATGTCTTAGCAGATGCTGTTGGCTCTCGTGAACCTTTAGCGAAAGAAGTTGCAATGCGCGAAATGCAAGCCGACGGTGTGTTATTTACAACGCTGGAAGGTTTTCTCTTCGAGCTTCTGCAAGATTCTCAGCACCCAAAATTCAAAAATATCTCTAAAATCCTTAAATAG
- a CDS encoding FHA domain-containing protein encodes MNDKLLLSEKTMRLHIPANVNRRGESRDKISHHLSSHSGADNKNNQTIKLGYFEFKNLKPWLEINLFDEPSYVELATGCYILGRMEENDKSANISLTNISIPDLSVSRMHCKIEVANNGIRISDLNSTNGGSIIRKTGEFINLKARKNIPLLEGDSITLGAVSCQMSMLGPNPSKPYSVLGRI; translated from the coding sequence ATGAATGACAAGTTGCTGCTTAGCGAGAAGACGATGAGGCTTCATATACCCGCCAACGTTAATAGAAGAGGGGAATCTAGGGATAAGATATCGCATCATCTTAGCAGTCACTCCGGTGCTGATAACAAAAACAACCAGACTATCAAATTAGGTTATTTTGAATTTAAAAATCTAAAACCATGGCTGGAAATAAATTTATTTGATGAACCTAGCTATGTAGAATTGGCAACAGGTTGTTATATTTTGGGTCGTATGGAAGAAAATGACAAGTCAGCAAATATTAGTTTGACGAATATTTCTATCCCGGATTTAAGTGTTTCTCGCATGCACTGTAAGATTGAAGTTGCGAATAATGGAATTCGCATTTCCGACCTAAATTCTACAAACGGTGGATCGATCATTCGGAAAACGGGTGAATTTATCAACCTCAAGGCTCGCAAAAATATTCCTCTCTTAGAGGGAGATAGCATCACTCTAGGGGCAGTGTCATGCCAAATGTCCATGCTAGGGCCCAATCCCTCAAAGCCTTATTCAGTTTTGGGTAGGATTTGA
- a CDS encoding septal ring lytic transglycosylase RlpA family protein: MANLREMWIKSFPEKLSLNFLKIGAGYMLLGLVVVACLFSACASNRTEGNLVASWYGEPFHGRQTASGEIYNMHGYTAAHKTADFGTIMLVQNPQNGRSVKVTVTDRGPFVHGRDLDLSLGAAKKLDMVEQGVISVYVQVVGYDDRYATYIKGGRVTPVAEGGGQTSDPILQTGGYLGTATYTIQVGSFRQADNANRLKADLERSYNNVRMEQATVQGARYYRVKVGSFENPSQAGATLQSLIDRGISGKVLQD, translated from the coding sequence GTGGCTAATCTAAGGGAGATGTGGATTAAGTCGTTTCCAGAAAAATTGAGTCTCAATTTTCTTAAAATTGGAGCAGGCTATATGCTTCTAGGTCTTGTCGTAGTAGCTTGTTTGTTTAGTGCTTGCGCTAGTAATCGAACAGAAGGCAACTTAGTAGCTTCTTGGTATGGTGAGCCTTTTCATGGAAGGCAAACGGCTTCAGGTGAAATTTATAACATGCATGGTTATACTGCTGCACATAAAACAGCAGATTTTGGGACTATTATGTTAGTTCAAAATCCTCAGAATGGACGCTCTGTTAAGGTTACCGTGACGGATAGGGGGCCTTTCGTTCATGGCAGAGATTTGGATTTATCACTGGGAGCGGCAAAGAAGCTGGATATGGTAGAGCAAGGAGTAATCTCCGTTTATGTTCAGGTTGTGGGATACGATGATCGTTATGCGACTTACATTAAAGGCGGTCGAGTTACTCCGGTTGCTGAGGGGGGTGGTCAGACTTCAGATCCGATTTTGCAAACTGGAGGGTATTTAGGCACTGCGACTTATACCATTCAGGTAGGGTCATTTCGTCAGGCAGATAATGCGAACCGTTTGAAAGCTGACTTAGAGAGGTCTTATAATAATGTTCGAATGGAACAAGCAACTGTTCAAGGGGCTCGCTATTATCGAGTCAAGGTGGGGAGTTTCGAGAACCCTTCTCAAGCTGGTGCAACACTGCAATCGCTTATAGATAGAGGTATTTCTGGGAAAGTGCTCCAAGACTAG
- a CDS encoding HAD-IA family hydrolase produces the protein MGIEIAALFDWDGVVIDSSRHHEESWERLADEEKRDLPPDHFKKGFGMKNEVIIPHMLKWTQDGDEVRRISLRKEELYREVVLEWGIDPLPGVREWLEILRAEEILCVIGSSTHRLNIETALDKLGLRHFFHELVTAEDVSRGKPDPEVFLRAAAKAAQPAERCVVFEDAHVGIDAAKAAKMKVVAVATTHPAAELRAADRVVSRLNELTLNDLRNLLSS, from the coding sequence ATGGGGATAGAAATAGCGGCATTATTTGATTGGGATGGAGTGGTGATTGATTCTTCGCGGCATCATGAAGAAAGTTGGGAGCGCTTGGCAGATGAAGAAAAACGAGATTTACCTCCTGACCATTTTAAAAAAGGCTTTGGAATGAAGAACGAAGTCATTATACCACACATGTTAAAATGGACCCAGGATGGCGACGAAGTTAGGAGAATCTCACTTCGCAAGGAAGAGCTTTATCGTGAAGTGGTGTTGGAGTGGGGGATAGATCCTTTACCTGGTGTCAGGGAATGGTTAGAGATATTAAGGGCCGAAGAAATTTTATGTGTCATTGGATCTTCTACTCATCGACTTAATATAGAAACAGCACTTGATAAGCTTGGTTTGAGGCATTTTTTCCACGAATTAGTTACAGCGGAAGATGTTAGTCGTGGGAAGCCAGACCCTGAAGTCTTTCTAAGAGCTGCAGCAAAAGCGGCGCAGCCGGCAGAGCGCTGTGTGGTTTTTGAAGATGCGCATGTAGGCATAGATGCCGCAAAAGCTGCGAAAATGAAAGTGGTTGCTGTCGCAACGACTCACCCTGCTGCTGAATTAAGAGCTGCTGATCGTGTGGTAAGTAGACTAAATGAGTTAACCTTGAACGATTTGAGGAACTTGTTGAGTAGCTAG
- the cofH gene encoding 5-amino-6-(D-ribitylamino)uracil--L-tyrosine 4-hydroxyphenyl transferase CofH, giving the protein MVSNITKQFEVEKLNSPLTYSSSVTLCLTHDCPWSCGYCGFRTRSEGLISDENISLLLKQAKVQGAKEALIISGENPFIFPHIQEALKERGHSDFIDFANAVAARALRSGLLPHCNLGALSANKLKRLRPYHASMGLMLENIEYLRKVAPQKNPKTRLDTIRQAGKLSIPFTSGILIGVGESHSSRLRSLKALADLYDQYHHLQEILIQNYIPNKDSKIDQVQIPLSEYLELIRYWRNVCPDVPIQIPPNLNPYLSELLPYIDDLGGISMNRDEVNQASPWSQVSHYESLAHSSGRSLRERLAIYPKYISQNWIDPKLYSTVKLKTPRPLKRSELWSLPIPELTQAAQELNLKLHNNHVTFVINRNANFTNICNVGCSFCGFQRTKNASDAYTRSIDEIIQRLYLTPQITEVCIQGGINPDIPFTYYTDLLKKIRNCFPHLHIHAFSPMEIHSLHLKTGLPYQSILARFLEAGLNSIPGTAAEILVDEVRQVISGNKLDSKTWTEIIRTAHTLGLPSTATIMIGHIETWQHIETHFQILKSIQEETGGFSEFIPLTFVPYKNALGRRMRQSSHSPTTYDSNLHLLTLEKARRLYPLARLFFAGLIDNLQTSWVKLGKELALDSLDWGCNDFGGTLFEESITRESGGKHGEAFLAKEIISSLRARGKLPVQRNTLYQTLRQFPHTPLATQQVPQIVQG; this is encoded by the coding sequence ATGGTTTCTAACATCACAAAGCAGTTCGAAGTAGAGAAACTAAATTCACCCCTTACTTATTCAAGCTCAGTTACACTCTGCCTGACCCACGACTGCCCATGGTCATGCGGTTATTGCGGTTTTCGAACCCGTTCTGAAGGCTTGATATCAGACGAAAACATTTCACTACTATTGAAACAAGCCAAAGTTCAAGGAGCCAAAGAAGCTTTAATTATTTCAGGAGAGAACCCATTTATCTTTCCTCATATTCAAGAAGCATTAAAGGAGAGAGGGCATTCAGATTTTATCGATTTTGCTAACGCGGTTGCTGCCAGGGCTCTTAGATCTGGATTATTACCGCACTGCAACCTAGGTGCGCTATCTGCTAATAAATTAAAACGACTTCGCCCCTACCACGCATCCATGGGTCTTATGCTAGAAAATATTGAATATCTTAGAAAAGTAGCACCTCAAAAAAACCCGAAGACTCGCTTAGATACCATTCGTCAAGCAGGCAAATTATCTATACCTTTTACTTCAGGGATTTTAATCGGTGTTGGAGAATCTCATTCCTCACGCCTAAGGTCTCTTAAAGCGCTAGCCGATCTTTATGATCAATACCACCACTTACAAGAGATACTTATCCAAAACTACATTCCCAATAAAGATTCAAAAATCGACCAGGTACAGATTCCTTTAAGCGAATATCTTGAGCTTATCCGTTATTGGAGGAATGTCTGCCCAGACGTCCCCATCCAAATCCCTCCTAATCTTAACCCTTATTTATCAGAGCTGCTCCCTTACATTGACGATCTCGGGGGAATATCAATGAACCGCGATGAAGTTAATCAAGCTAGTCCCTGGTCTCAAGTTAGTCATTACGAATCTCTAGCACATTCTAGTGGCCGAAGTCTAAGAGAACGCCTTGCCATATACCCAAAATATATATCTCAGAATTGGATCGACCCAAAGTTGTATTCTACAGTAAAACTTAAAACTCCTCGACCTTTGAAGAGGTCTGAATTGTGGTCGCTACCTATACCGGAATTAACTCAAGCAGCACAAGAGCTTAATCTTAAGCTACATAACAACCACGTGACCTTTGTCATTAATCGTAACGCAAATTTCACGAATATTTGCAATGTAGGATGTTCCTTTTGCGGTTTTCAACGAACTAAAAACGCTTCAGATGCTTATACCAGAAGCATTGATGAGATTATTCAGAGGCTTTATCTCACACCTCAAATAACAGAAGTATGTATCCAAGGAGGCATTAATCCAGACATCCCTTTTACTTATTACACCGACCTTCTCAAAAAGATTAGAAATTGCTTTCCCCATCTTCATATCCATGCTTTTTCACCTATGGAGATTCATTCATTGCATCTCAAAACTGGTTTACCCTATCAGAGTATTTTAGCCAGGTTCCTTGAGGCTGGGCTCAATTCTATCCCAGGCACGGCGGCAGAAATTTTAGTTGATGAAGTTCGTCAGGTTATCTCAGGTAACAAGCTTGATTCAAAAACTTGGACAGAAATCATACGAACAGCCCACACACTAGGATTGCCTTCCACAGCTACTATTATGATAGGTCACATTGAGACCTGGCAACACATTGAAACTCATTTTCAAATACTTAAATCCATTCAAGAAGAGACTGGTGGCTTTAGCGAATTTATTCCCTTGACCTTCGTTCCTTACAAGAATGCTCTTGGTCGACGCATGAGGCAATCTAGCCATTCACCCACCACTTATGACTCTAACCTTCACCTTCTCACACTCGAAAAAGCACGTAGGCTCTATCCATTAGCTAGACTGTTTTTTGCGGGCTTGATAGACAACCTTCAAACATCCTGGGTAAAACTAGGCAAAGAACTCGCCTTAGATTCATTAGATTGGGGCTGCAATGACTTTGGTGGAACCTTATTTGAAGAATCTATTACTCGAGAATCCGGGGGAAAACATGGTGAGGCATTTTTAGCAAAAGAGATCATTTCCTCATTAAGGGCGCGTGGCAAGCTGCCAGTGCAACGTAACACACTCTACCAAACTCTTAGACAATTTCCCCATACCCCTCTAGCTACTCAACAAGTTCCTCAAATCGTTCAAGGTTAA
- a CDS encoding peptidyl-prolyl cis-trans isomerase, translating into MHLIISCIVVALIASCAPTDPSHPKFVVAKGQGIEITRAELDGVLQPRLDRVQQSGREITNDQLYNMQKQALERMITDRLIYNEASKLGLAAEIEKQVEEQLTKTLSRFKSEEEKQSYFQKAKTSLEQMKTVRKSQVARRLVYEKKAEDGVTVKEEDAKAYYESTKDRWNVPERVQLLEVILRQRPDDDDATKAGAKKLADELVAQMKEGKDIKELTEYLKKKQVLGGKAFAKRSTYAKGRVDKQIEEVVFALEPEEVSKIVESRRGLHAYKLVQRFPASDKSYEDVRDRIVSNLERREKDKQRRELLQSLRESADVTVLLPEAEKEEPEENSDS; encoded by the coding sequence ATGCATTTGATCATTTCTTGTATTGTCGTAGCGCTGATTGCCTCTTGTGCACCGACTGATCCCAGTCATCCTAAGTTTGTAGTCGCTAAGGGTCAAGGTATTGAAATTACTCGCGCTGAGCTAGACGGTGTCTTACAACCTCGTCTTGATCGTGTCCAACAGAGTGGTAGAGAAATTACGAATGACCAACTTTACAATATGCAGAAACAGGCCTTAGAGAGAATGATAACGGATCGACTTATCTATAACGAAGCTTCTAAACTAGGACTCGCGGCTGAAATCGAAAAGCAAGTGGAAGAACAGCTCACGAAAACACTTTCTAGATTCAAATCTGAGGAGGAAAAGCAAAGTTATTTTCAAAAAGCGAAGACTTCATTGGAGCAAATGAAGACTGTGCGGAAGAGTCAGGTAGCACGTCGCCTTGTTTATGAGAAAAAAGCTGAGGATGGTGTGACAGTGAAAGAGGAGGATGCCAAGGCATACTATGAGTCTACTAAGGATCGTTGGAATGTGCCTGAGAGAGTTCAGCTACTGGAAGTGATTTTGCGCCAAAGACCAGATGACGACGACGCAACAAAAGCTGGTGCAAAGAAATTAGCAGACGAGCTCGTAGCTCAAATGAAAGAAGGGAAAGATATCAAGGAATTGACCGAATACCTCAAGAAGAAGCAGGTTTTAGGTGGTAAAGCTTTTGCCAAGCGTTCAACTTATGCCAAGGGTAGAGTGGATAAGCAAATAGAGGAAGTTGTCTTTGCTTTGGAGCCTGAAGAGGTTAGCAAAATTGTTGAATCCAGAAGGGGATTGCATGCCTATAAGTTAGTTCAAAGATTCCCTGCTAGTGATAAATCTTATGAAGATGTAAGGGATAGGATCGTGAGTAATTTGGAAAGACGTGAGAAGGACAAGCAGAGACGCGAGTTACTTCAAAGCCTAAGGGAGTCTGCCGATGTTACGGTCTTGCTACCTGAAGCTGAGAAAGAAGAACCAGAGGAAAATAGCGATAGTTAA
- a CDS encoding LemA family protein, producing MIIAIAFLGILFFVVLIVAMWMVGVYNKLVALRNRYKNAFAQIDVQLKRRYDLIPNLVETAKGYLKHEKETLEAVISARNTAASANQKAAANPADSQAIAGLAGAEGALTGALGRLFAVVEAYPDLKANQNMAQLTEEMTSTENKVSFARQAFNDAVMLYNTQLELFPNNVIAGMFQFTLAQMFEITNDEEREAPKVSFD from the coding sequence ATGATTATTGCCATTGCTTTTTTAGGGATTCTATTTTTTGTTGTTCTGATTGTCGCGATGTGGATGGTCGGTGTTTACAACAAGCTAGTGGCACTCCGAAACCGTTATAAAAATGCCTTTGCTCAAATTGATGTTCAGCTTAAAAGGCGTTATGATCTTATTCCTAATTTAGTAGAAACTGCTAAGGGCTATCTCAAGCATGAAAAAGAGACGCTTGAAGCAGTGATTTCGGCTAGAAATACTGCGGCAAGTGCCAACCAAAAGGCTGCGGCTAATCCAGCTGATAGCCAAGCGATAGCCGGATTAGCAGGGGCTGAGGGCGCTTTAACAGGTGCCCTAGGTCGATTGTTTGCAGTGGTTGAGGCATATCCTGACCTGAAGGCTAATCAAAATATGGCTCAGTTGACAGAAGAGATGACTTCTACGGAGAATAAGGTTTCCTTTGCCCGTCAGGCTTTTAATGATGCGGTCATGCTATACAACACTCAGTTAGAGCTGTTCCCCAACAACGTGATAGCTGGAATGTTTCAATTTACTTTAGCTCAAATGTTCGAAATTACGAATGATGAGGAACGTGAGGCTCCTAAAGTTTCTTTTGATTAA
- a CDS encoding M48 family metallopeptidase has translation MDFFGKQDQAKKNTKRLGLYFFGAVVLTVTSVYFMGVGLFLVAVNEDVKAFFFQGANDSVDTVYQTFYAFSEPIYDDLVWREKEYWILDAELFLLTTLFTGIIIFIGSSYKTHQLSKGGAYVATLLGGRLLNPETEDLDEKKLLHVVEEMAIASGMSTPQVFIMDREVGINAFAAGFNPSDSVIGVTRGSLKGLSRDELQGVIAHEFSHILNGDMAMNMRLVSLSYGILFISIIGRYLMRMPFFWRMDSNRHDYSYGSITRNRNGKGGGLLVIVAFMMVCGFCLYLIGSVGYLISQLLRTAVSRQREFLADASAVQFTRNKEGILRALLKIGGYREGSKIINPSASEVSHFFFGSGLSGFDQWFSTHPPLKKRVEAMDPNFQGIFPEFDMKVADLEFSDNQDSAMEMVNNFCYATAVSASEYMRDLEEKEFTPHLYYAQAVRQGMPQIIYRAAHEPFGARALIYGVLLDYDDQVRRAQIEQLEKKADPEVVKELHRLWEHIWKLPANHKIPVIDISTPALRLLSAEQYETFRSNVKALVHMDQKISLFEFVLEKMLIQHLDITFKSHKKKKTRYNALLPIIDESMILLSTLAHISSENADAAEAFHKGSHQLNLADASYSFLPQEECGLAELDESLDKISYANMAIKKNILYACCLIVLADNKIDIREAELLRAIADVLECPIPPFVLEKKM, from the coding sequence ATGGATTTTTTTGGTAAGCAAGACCAAGCTAAGAAAAATACTAAACGCTTAGGCCTTTATTTTTTTGGAGCAGTGGTTCTGACGGTCACTTCTGTTTACTTCATGGGCGTGGGTTTATTTTTGGTAGCTGTAAACGAAGATGTTAAAGCATTTTTTTTTCAAGGTGCAAATGATTCTGTTGATACAGTCTATCAGACTTTTTATGCATTCAGTGAGCCAATTTATGATGATTTAGTCTGGAGGGAGAAGGAGTATTGGATTTTGGATGCTGAGCTTTTCTTGCTTACTACTCTCTTCACGGGAATCATTATTTTTATTGGGAGCAGCTACAAAACGCACCAACTGTCTAAAGGAGGAGCCTATGTGGCCACTCTGCTGGGAGGAAGGCTTTTAAATCCTGAAACAGAGGATTTGGATGAAAAGAAGCTTCTTCACGTGGTGGAAGAGATGGCTATTGCTTCTGGTATGTCGACTCCACAAGTTTTCATTATGGATCGGGAAGTAGGAATTAATGCTTTTGCCGCCGGTTTTAATCCTAGTGACTCGGTTATTGGAGTTACCAGAGGTTCTTTAAAGGGACTTAGTCGAGACGAATTACAAGGTGTTATTGCCCATGAATTTAGTCATATTCTTAATGGAGATATGGCTATGAACATGCGCTTGGTTTCCCTTTCTTATGGGATTTTATTTATATCGATTATAGGTCGTTATCTTATGAGGATGCCTTTTTTTTGGCGAATGGATAGTAACCGTCATGATTATTCTTATGGTTCCATTACTCGAAATAGAAATGGCAAAGGTGGTGGTTTGTTGGTCATCGTTGCCTTCATGATGGTATGTGGTTTTTGTTTGTATCTGATAGGCAGTGTGGGTTACTTGATTAGTCAGCTATTACGCACTGCGGTTTCCAGGCAAAGGGAATTTTTGGCAGATGCTTCAGCCGTGCAATTTACTAGAAACAAAGAAGGTATACTAAGGGCGCTTCTAAAAATAGGGGGGTATCGAGAAGGCTCAAAAATCATTAACCCTTCGGCTAGTGAAGTGAGCCACTTTTTCTTTGGGAGTGGGTTATCTGGGTTTGATCAATGGTTTTCTACACATCCTCCCTTAAAAAAGAGAGTCGAAGCTATGGATCCAAATTTTCAAGGAATATTTCCAGAGTTTGATATGAAGGTGGCTGATTTGGAATTTAGCGATAATCAGGATAGTGCAATGGAAATGGTGAATAATTTTTGTTATGCGACCGCTGTTTCAGCTTCTGAATATATGAGGGATTTGGAAGAAAAAGAATTTACCCCTCATTTGTACTACGCGCAGGCAGTGCGCCAAGGAATGCCTCAGATCATTTATCGAGCTGCTCATGAGCCCTTTGGAGCTCGAGCACTCATCTATGGGGTTCTACTGGATTATGATGATCAGGTTCGAAGAGCGCAAATTGAGCAGTTAGAAAAAAAAGCGGATCCTGAGGTTGTAAAGGAGCTGCATCGATTATGGGAACACATCTGGAAACTTCCAGCAAACCATAAGATTCCTGTTATAGATATTTCCACGCCTGCTCTTCGCTTATTGAGTGCAGAACAGTACGAGACTTTTCGAAGCAATGTAAAGGCTTTAGTTCATATGGATCAGAAAATATCTTTATTCGAATTTGTTTTAGAGAAAATGTTGATTCAGCACTTGGATATCACTTTCAAGAGCCATAAAAAGAAAAAGACTAGGTATAATGCGCTGCTCCCCATCATAGATGAGTCCATGATTCTTCTTTCAACTTTAGCTCATATTAGCAGCGAAAACGCAGATGCAGCAGAAGCATTTCATAAAGGCTCGCATCAATTAAATTTAGCCGACGCTAGCTACAGTTTCTTACCTCAAGAAGAGTGTGGTCTGGCGGAGTTAGATGAGTCGCTAGATAAAATTTCTTATGCAAATATGGCCATTAAAAAGAATATTCTGTACGCTTGTTGTTTAATTGTCTTGGCAGATAATAAAATTGACATAAGAGAGGCAGAATTGTTACGAGCAATAGCGGATGTATTGGAATGTCCTATTCCCCCATTTGTTCTAGAAAAAAAGATGTAA
- a CDS encoding undecaprenyl-diphosphate phosphatase yields the protein MQEWLNTILLGVIEGITEFLPISSTGHLIIIQDFLNDSRSEFFNVGIQSGAVLAVVLIYWRKLIDLGLNWQKPEQRDYILKLSAAFTITAVLGLTVKFFGAELPQSKEPVAWAVLIGALAIFAAESVLAKKQITDDILWKAALIIGAAQVLAGIFPGTSRSAATIIAAMLLGVSRVKATEFSFLLGIPTMFAAGFVTLVSALKEEGELPKGEFAHFVVGFLVSMIVAFIAVKWLLGFIQTHTFTPFAWYRLVLGLGLLGWIYL from the coding sequence ATGCAGGAATGGTTAAATACAATTTTACTAGGGGTTATTGAGGGGATTACCGAGTTTTTACCAATCTCTTCAACAGGACACCTGATTATTATTCAGGACTTTCTAAATGACTCTCGTTCAGAGTTTTTTAATGTAGGGATTCAATCAGGAGCAGTGCTTGCAGTGGTTTTAATCTATTGGAGAAAGTTAATAGATTTAGGTTTGAATTGGCAAAAACCAGAGCAGCGAGATTATATTTTAAAACTCAGCGCAGCTTTTACAATAACAGCCGTTCTTGGGTTAACTGTGAAATTTTTTGGCGCAGAATTACCTCAATCAAAAGAGCCTGTTGCTTGGGCAGTCTTAATTGGAGCATTAGCTATTTTCGCAGCCGAGTCAGTTCTAGCGAAGAAACAAATCACGGATGATATTCTTTGGAAAGCGGCCTTAATTATTGGGGCGGCTCAAGTTTTAGCAGGAATATTTCCAGGCACTTCCAGATCTGCCGCAACGATTATAGCTGCAATGCTGCTTGGTGTCTCTCGGGTAAAGGCAACAGAGTTTTCTTTTCTCTTAGGCATACCGACTATGTTTGCTGCCGGCTTTGTGACACTTGTCAGTGCATTAAAAGAGGAAGGTGAATTGCCTAAAGGTGAGTTCGCACATTTTGTGGTAGGTTTTTTAGTGTCTATGATTGTTGCCTTTATAGCAGTAAAATGGTTGCTTGGCTTTATTCAAACCCACACTTTCACACCGTTTGCTTGGTACCGTCTTGTTTTAGGTCTTGGGCTGCTAGGTTGGATATACCTTTGA